A region from the Plutella xylostella chromosome 6, ilPluXylo3.1, whole genome shotgun sequence genome encodes:
- the LOC119694198 gene encoding homeobox protein Hox-D3: MATYNVAQAQAELRATLPLPAPAPRPGYTDTSPGNGHWTPMPSQWKPMRPPGAAVSTSSAPVNMNGHHWNGHSMKYPARPPPAWNNGHTTNGGSKKPKRLRTAFTSHQMMELEQEFSRTRYLDRPRRLELAVQLNLNERTIKIWFQNRRMKEKKDRAENADSDDVQSMESSPEVGSTSETITIASDDDYYHLPASVAAANMNAAGFTDQWPAAAPSTTAPPLVSYEYYNGPSMQDGIPGYGYPVFVPEMPPQYAGHSHQQWAPPVMQDGPIDPQTLGRSDEENGNSSYVPMNEHEDLEIAPDCVPSVGSIPTSVTTDGVVSSNDDSINDNAYVNVNDKNRKPANCDVSWIRSIYTENDYE; encoded by the exons ATGGCGACGTACAATGTTGCGCAAGCGCAGGCGGAGCTGCGCGCCACCCTTCCCCTGCCCGCGCCCGCACCGCGGCCCGGATACACCGACACCAGCCCGGGCAACGGACACTGGACTCCTATG CCTTCACAATGGAAACCAATGCGTCCGCCCGGCGCCGCCGTCTCCACGAGCTCGGCTCCAGTGAACATGAACGGACACCACTGGAACGGACATTCCATGAAGTACCCGGCTCGACCACCGCCCGCCTGGAACAACGGACACACCACGAACGGCGGCTCCAAGAAGCCCAAGCGACTGCGCACCGCCTTCACCAGCCACCAGATGATGGAGCTGGAGCAGGAGTTCAGCAGAACCCGGTACCTCGATCGACCGAGGAGACTGGAGCTCGCCGTGCAACTCAATCTCAACGAACGCACCATCAAGATCTGGTTCCAGAACCGACGGATGAAAGAAAAGAAGGACCGCGCAGAAAACGCGGACTCTGACGATGTGCAGTCCATGGAGTCATCGCCAGAAGTAGGCAGCACCTCGGAGACTATCACCATCGCGTCTGACGACGACTACTACCACCTGCCGGCGTCAGTCGCCGCTGCCAACATGAACGCAGCCGGCTTCACCGACCAATGGCCGGCTGCGGCTCCTTCTACTACTGCGCCGCCATTAGTCAGCTACGAATACTACAACGGCCCAAGTATGCAGGATGGTATTCCAGGGTATGGCTACCCAGTGTTCGTGCCAGAGATGCCACCTCAGTACGCAGGTCACAGTCACCAGCAGTGGGCGCCTCCAGTGATGCAAGACGGCCCGATAGATCCCCAAACTCTGGGTAGAAGTGATGAGGAAAATGGGAACTCTTCATACGTGCCCATGAATGAACATGAAGACCTGGAGATTGCTCCCGACTGTGTGCCCTCAGTGGGATCAATACCTACCAGTGTCACCACAGATGGAGTTGTATCTAGTAACGATGACAGTATTAATGATAATGCTTATGTTAATGTCAATGATAAGAACAGGAAACCGGCGAACTGTGATGTGTCTTGGATTAGGTCTATTTATACAGAAAACGATTACGAATAA